DNA sequence from the Entomomonas asaccharolytica genome:
TAGTTTGGTGCTACTTTCTAGTCCTTGTACATCTAAACTAAAATGCACAATATTAGCTGGATTAAACATAAATACTCCTACGACGAAGCCCATTCATCCTTAAAATAATTTATTTTTTAAAATTTTAGTTATCAGCATTTTTTGCTCAAACTTTTCAATAATCTAAGGTGATTATGAACATTTTCTAAAAATTATTTTTTTCCTAAACCCATTTTGATTTATTGAAAAACCTTAAAATTAAAAAACAGCTTTTGTTGTTTTTTGTTTATCGAAATATTTATCTATTGCTTGTTCATAACCATTGTCAACAATAGCCATAGATGCCATTGTTACATTTAATGAAATATATGGTTTTGCTGGTCTGCTATAAATACATGAATCATTTTCAGGCGATAAGCACCAAAAGATTAATCCCCCTACTTGTGCAGATGGTTGGCCATATTTTTGAACCATTGAGTTAGATATTGTTTTTATATTATCTGAGTTTCTAGGCATACTATATCCAACTGATACAACGACCATTTGCTTATTATTGCCATTTAATACATTAGGTAAAAAGGATACAATATAGTTACCATTTGCTGTGCTAACTTTAAAATTAGTTATTTCAATTTTTCCTGTAATCTTTTTAATTTTTTTCTGACTCTCAGTATTAAAGCTTGTTGTACTCTGAAACTTTATTCGGGATTGGCTAATACCTAAATTTGATGTGATAGCTTTAACAGCTTGATCCATCGTCATACCCAATTTAACACCTGCCACATCTAGTTTTGTAACATCAACAGATCTACCTGCTGCAGAGATATTTTTGGTAGTCATTAATAATAAAAATGTTATTAGTGTATAAATTAACTTTTTCATAAAATTACCTCATGTAAAATACATTAATAGTTATTATTCTTTGATCTATATCTTCTTGTGAGAGTTTTAGCCTTATTTGGAACGGTTAATTAAAAAACAGGTTTTGTTGTTTTTTGCGTGTTTAGATATTCTTTCATTGCCTTTTCGTAGTAATTTGTACCTGAAATTAAAATAACATTAAGTGGTGATAGATGAAGGTATGGTTGGTTACCATATATACATCCACTTTGAGGGGGAGATGAACACCAATAATTATTTTTAGTGGTAGGTTGTCCATATTTTTTTATCGTAGACTCTGTTAATGCTTTCATATTATCAGCGCTAGCTTTCATAGTGTAACGGATTAGACTAACAACCATTTGCTCATTCTTACCATTAACCACATTAGGTAAAAACTCCACAGAGTAATTACCAGCATTGGTATTTAGTGCAAAAGAAATTATTTGAGCTTTTCCTGTAATTTTATAAATGCTTTTCTGTGTACTACTCAAATTAAGCATATTATTTGCTTGCATTTCTCGGAATTTTATCTGAGACTTATTAACATTTAATGTTGATGTTATGGCTTTAACGGCTTGATCTATGGTCATTCCTAATTTGACACCTGCAATATCAAATTTTGTAACATCAACAGATTGTTCAGTTGCAAAAATATTTTTTGTAGTTAGTAATAATAAAACTGTTGTAAATATATAAAGTAGCTTTTTCATAAAATACCTTTCTTATAAAAATTTATTAAGCATTAATTGTTATTGTTGTCTGCATGACCTAACAGTATATAAATTTTCTAATTGAGATAAGCGAGACCTAGCTTGAGCTTTCATATCGTTTGTAGAACTAACATCTGCAAACATGCTAACAAGTGATAATATATCTTCTGAGGTATTTAAATAGGTTCTTAAATCTTCGATATTACTTTTAATATCTTGGCAGGATAATGATAATTTATCTTGATCTGATAAATTAGAGGTATTTACTGAAGTATTAGCACAACCAGCTGATAAAAGAAACAGACTAAGCGCTAAGATTGACGATTGACGATTGACGATTGACGATTGACGATTGACGATTGACGATTGACGATTGACGATTGACGATTGACGATTGACGATTGACGATTGACGATTTTAACATAAAATTTTCCTTATTGTAAAGTTATTTGTTAATTTTATAGTATAAAAGTCTAATTGTATATAGTAATTTTGATAACTACAACAAATTAAACTCTTAGACTCATATTACTTTTTTAAAACAAATTATACTAATGTAATTTAAATATCATTTTTTCAATAATTTTCCTATTATTATGCTAGCTATTAAAACAGGACTTTGTCTAGTGACTACTTAATCAAATTAATCATTATTTAATAATAAATAGTTATGATATTTTATGAAGCTTAAAAGTAATGTTGTATTTATAGAAAGCAATTTCATGAAAGTTATATCTACTAAACCATTATCCTACCTTTTACTCAACTTAGTCATTGTTTGCTTTACTTCTACTAGCTATGGAAATGATAATTTATCTACAGATGAATTAATGGCGAAAGGCGAAAAAAATTATTATGAACAAGATTATCAGCAAGCTATGCAATGGTATTTGAAAGCCACTGATAAAGGTAATGCATATGCTATGGGTAATATTGGTGTGATGGATGAGCAAGGAATAGGAGTAGAGAAAGATCATCAACAAACCATGCAATGGTTTTTAAAAGCAGCTGATAAAGGTAATGTTTTTGCAATGTTTAACTTAGGTGTTAAGTATTACAATGGATATGGTGTACCGAAAGATATCTCTATAGCCAAAGAATGGTTTCAAATATCGGCTGATTTAGGGGATAGTGAAGCTAAAGAAGCATTAAAAAGATTACAATAATGCTCTTATCGATAAAAAGGCTATCTATTTAAAATAGCTTTTTTATTATTAAGTTATAGTCTGCTTTTTTTAATGTTGTGTTTAGCTATTATTTAAAATATGACTAATAATTATTTAAAGATCAGCATTAAGCAAAGAATGATAGTTCATATGGTTAATAATATCTCAATCTAATAATAATTTATCAGTAGTTAATTTTCGCATGTTATTAATATTTGTGAGTTGGTTTTTTCTTTTTTAGTTAAGGTACTATAAAAATTATCATAATCAAGGGTAATATTATTAGTTAAGTTTGGGTTAGTTGTGGCTGTATTTTTGGTGGTGTATTTGCTTTTTTTATCATATGTAGTCATAATATTTATGGGCATATATGGGAAAGCTACTAATAGTTTTTAAATCTTTTGCAAATCTCTTTTGGGTTATTTTTACTTTTAATTTTTTCTCTGTCAGTCCTTGTTTTTATCTGAAAATTCATTATCACGCATCAATTTTTTAATGTCTTTACTATCCATTTTGCCACTAGCTAATGTCATGGCTAATACTCTGGTTAGTCCGTCTTGTTCTTTAGATACTACTAAGACAATACGCGGTAATGCTCCAAATGCTTGCCAGCCTGTGACACGTTCAAGGGGATTTTTGCCTGTGCCTGTCGTACCGCCTAATATATGTACTTTGCCTTTGGCTAGTTTCTATTGTGCAATCATAACTATAGCCTTTTGAGTATTAACATACTCTGAACGATTTTTGTATTTTCTTTATTTATTGGTCATTCTGATAAGTCTAACGATTATTAGGCTTTTAACTTTTTTAAAGACAATAAAAGCTCCTATTACCTAACCAAAGGGTTGACTGATGATTAATGTTTATAATAAGTTAATTAATTTTTATTTAGCGAGCTTGACTATGTTGTTTTTCTGCTAAACATTGCTCTATCTATTCTTGAATTTCGTTATATTCCCAAAAAGTTGATCAACCAACTTTAACGTATTGGGGAAATATACCAGCGTTAACATAGTTATATATAGTAGCTCTTGATAAGCCAGTGATAGGTATTACTTGAGTTAGTTTGATAAATTTTTTAGTTGATAGCATAGCTTAATTCCTTAGCGTCTTTTAATGATGTACTTGGATAATTTTCCAAAGTAATTAATGACTCCCTGCCACCTGGCTTATAGTATTTTATTTAGCATACCTTACTACAACTATGAGATATTAATAAAAAAGCCATCACCATCAAATAACTTAATAAACTTTTTACTATCAGGTATAGTGTTATTAATCTTTGTATCTGTTAAGGGGTTATTACTCTAGCCATTATTAAAATCGTTTAAGGGTTAGATTATTTAACCCCAATATTACCCACCATTATTATTAGCTTTCTATAGTTCTATACACATCTTTTATAATATAATATCCTTGTATAACAATTAACATAGCTTACTCTATACTTATTATTAGATTTATTTAAATATCAGTTCAATTCGCTCCATCCACACCAAATAAAAAACCTAGTTAATTTATTTAACTAGGTTTTTTGTCACTTAATCAATATCTAACCCCTTATTAAACTCTATTTACATTTTTAGTTATTAATACAACCAAACCTATAAATGGTGTTTTGTGTGGATTAGTTAGCTTTGGCAAGAAGAAGGTAAATACTTATTTTCGATTGTTTTTGAAGCTCTGATATTTGAGACTGAACTACAATGCCACACAAAAGCGCCAGAAGTCTTAGCCATACGTAATGACAACCCACCACCAGCAACTCCACTATTGACACCAGAACTTCTCATAACAGCTGTTATATCACATACTGAAGTAAGAGTTTGCCCAGCAATAGTGAAAGTAGCACTACCTAGTGGAAAATCAACATAAACCCGTTCAACATATTTTCCATTAATTGCACTGGGAACCGCAACTCCCCCATTAGCATTAGTTGTATTCATTGGACACACTCCTGTTGCGCTATAACCCTCTGCTATTGGCCCTTTTAAACCACTCATTAAACTTAATGCTTCAGAAACTTGAGCCCGTCCAATATAATCCTGATACGCTGGAATAGCAATTGCTGCCAAGATCCCTATAATAGCAATAACAATCATTAATTCAATTAGGGTAAAACCTTTTTGCATAGACTTCACGTTAAATATCTCCTACTCTATGAATATTTAAATACAATGCTTTTAACTGCTTTTTACTCTTGGCGTAAAATATAATAATATAGTTTATTTTTAAGATATTAACTCTATTTACAAACACAGTTAATTTAAAATAAAAAACATATCAAATAATTGTGAATACATTATAAAATAAAGGATAATTCAAAATAATGAGCATGCTCAACAAATGTTGAAACAACTACAATAGATTTGATCTTATCTATATTATCAAGTCAGAACAGACTTTTATGGTATTAGCAATTAATCCTACTAAATCAAACTAATTTATTTAAAATTGAAATAAGCAGTGCTAATTGTATTTACAAAGGGCGATAGTAAAATGTAATGCTTATAGCATGTTTTATATAGGACTGGAAAAGACCTTGAGAAGATTATCAGCAGGCTATGCAAGGGTATTTGAAAGCTTATGATTTAACCCACCTTATTGCACTAAAGGTATTACGAAAATAACTTAACTGCACTAATTTTTATTAAATCTCAATAAAAATCCCTTTTCCTAGAGGATGAATTCATATCTCCACATATTGCAAAGACTATTAACCCCATCCCTACTACTATAAATCCCAAAATAGGATACGCAGAGACAACAGGATTATCTATCACAGCACTGCTAGGTTCATTTTCCTTATATAAAACTCTCAGAGTATCACCTTTTTTGTATTTGCTATATTGGGAGTTTCTAGATGTTTTAAAACTATAAGTGTTACCTCGTTTATCAGTGAAACTTATGGTTAATATATATTTATTACTAAGTAGATTACCCTCTTTTTCAACTACCTTGCCAATAGTTGAAATACCAGTCGCTCCCATCGTTTTTTGGTCATTGTAATAATAATAACCAATAATCACTAGCGCAATACCAACTAAAGCCATGCCTAACCTTTCCAATAGTCCTCTATCTCCATACTGTATAAACCTATTTTAATTTTAGCTTATACTAAAAAACTTAATTTAAACTTAAATAAAGGATAAAATAGTATTTATAATCTCGCAGATAAAAAAACTTAATTATATTAGCCCAATAAAAACTATATTAAGTTATTGTTATTTGTTATTTGTTATTGGTGTATACTAATTTGCCGTATATTCTAACTATAATATTTCGTATAAAATTAACTATTTATTACTCTGAGCCCTTGTACCATTATGAATAATTTAACCCACTCTCCTATATACATAGAAACCAATAATTTTGTATTACGGACTTTGGTGGAAAGTGATGTAAATGAACGTTTTTTAACTTGGCTCAATAGTCAAGAAATGATGGATGGTTTAAATTTATCAGGTGTACAATTTTCTACTAACTCATTAAAACAATTTATTGGTAGCTTTAATAACGTTACTAATTATTTTGTTGGCATTTTTGATCAGAAAACAAATTTATTAATTGGCTTTTACACCATTGATGCTGATTTAAAACATCGCGTAGGCAATATTTCAGCTGGCGGTATTGGAGAAACGGGTTATTCTGGTAAGAAAGTTTTTTGGGCTACTATTGATGCACTACTAGACTACTTTTATTTATATCGTGGCATGGAAAAAATGGTTGCTCGCGTATTAAGAAAGAATGTGCGGATGTTGTTTTGCTTTGTAAATAATCCACGATTTACCTGTGAAGCGGTTTTAAAAAAGGAATGCCTTGCTGCAAATGGTGAACGTTTAGATGTTGTTATATTTTCATCTTTTAAATAGGATTTTTAACGATGGATAACTTACTATTAACACCTACTAAAAATAAAGTATTACCCTTTAAAACAAGTGGCTTTAAAAGCTTAGTGGACGGTCTAGAGTATGCCGCCAAAGGCGAATCTGGCTTTAATTTTTATAATTCACAAGCTGAATTAATCAGTGTTTTATCCTATACAGACTTACTGAATCAAGCCATTAAAATGGCCCATCATCTATTAGCGATAGGATTAAAAAAAGGTGATCACTTACCTATTATTGCTGAAAATCGACCAGAATTTTTAGTAGTGTTTTATGCCTGTCAATGTCTTGGTGTTATCGTTTGCCCTTTACCGATGATTTCTTCTGCTGCTGAGCGTAGTAATTTTGCTGAAAAAACACTTCAACTGGTAAAACTAACTAACGCAAGACTTATAGTCACTTCAGAAGCATTAATTAAAACCTTTTTTACAGAAAATAATACAAACTTACAGTTTATAAGTTTTGAAAATCTCGCCACTGAGTCTGCTAAACAATCACTCACTACTAGCACAACACCATTTTCCCCTATTGAGAATAAAGGAGTCTCTTTTATTCAATTTTCTTCAGGTTCAACTTCTCAACCTAAAGGCATTACTATACATAATCATGATGTCTGTGAACATGTGCAAGTAGTACTAGAAGATGTTATGAAATTACAGGCGGATGATCGTTCATTATCATGGTTACCGTTTTATCATAATATGGGATTAATTGGTTTTATTATAGCTTCTGTTAACGGCCAACGATCTGTAGACTGTTTTTCACCTTTAACTTTTGTTAGCAACCCCGCTCTTTGGTTAAAGTTAATGTCGGCCAATCAAACAGCCATTACTTATGCCCCTATGTTTGCCTATCAATTAGCAATTAAGGTATTTGATGAACAATCGTTTGCTGGGCTGGATTTATCTTCTATTCGTGTGGCAGGTATTGGTGGCGATGCTATCCATATAGATATCATGAAAAAATTTCAACAAGTTTATGCACCCTACGGTTTTAACTATCAAGCATTCTTACCTAGTTATGGGATGACAGAAGCTATTATGGCTATTTCAGGCAAAATAGCAGATGAACAAGTAGTAACAGATATGTTTGAGGAAAAACAAATTGTCTCCTGTGGAACGGTACTACCTGATTGTCAGCTTAAGATAGTGGATGACAACAATACACCATTACCTGAACGTAGTGTTGGCAGTATCCTGTTTAAGAAAAAAGCTATAACAGGCGTTTTACATAAGCAATCTGAAAGCATTGCGCTATCTTCTCAAGATAATTATATTGATACAGGTGATATAGGTTATTTATATAAACAAAACTTATTTGTTCTTGGGCGCAAAAAAGATGTTATTTTAATTCGTGGCCGCAATATTTGGGCACAAGATATTAAAACGTCTCTTATTAATACTAACACATGGTTAAAATTGGAAGATATTCTGGTAATGGGTATTGAAGTAAACCAAGAGGAAAAATTGGTTGTAATGATTCAACGTGATGGAGAACATAAGGATAATTTAGCGCTTGCCAAAAAAATTAAAGGACAGATTAGTCAACAATTTAGTGTATTAGCCGATATCGTGTTTGTACGTGCAGGCGGCTTACCTTTAACACCTTCAGGTAAAGTGTCTCGAGAAAGATTTACAGAGATATACCTTACCCAAACCTCTTTATTTTAACTCTTAATCATAAAAGACAGAAAAATGAATTACCAACAATTAGCAAAATCAATTTTAGCAACCTCTCTGCATATTCCAGAAGACAGCATAAAAATGAGCCATACGATTGATGATTTGAAAGATATTGATAGTGTTGACTTCGCCCACATCGTGGCAGAGATCGAAAAAGTATCTAAAAAACAAATTCCTATTGAGGAATTATTAACCCTAGACTCCGTGGAGAAGTTAGTAAATATTTTAGAGAAAAATGCTTAATTTTTTCTTTTTTATGTAAATCTGTCGACTACATCACAGATGATATATTAGAACAATTAAATTAATAGTTATAATAGTGTATTGGAATACCTTATCTTTTATATGTTGTCCTTATGAAAAAATCCCCTTTTATACTAAAACCAATGTT
Encoded proteins:
- a CDS encoding helix-turn-helix transcriptional regulator → MLSTKKFIKLTQVIPITGLSRATIYNYVNAGIFPQYVKVG
- a CDS encoding GNAT family N-acetyltransferase, producing the protein MNNLTHSPIYIETNNFVLRTLVESDVNERFLTWLNSQEMMDGLNLSGVQFSTNSLKQFIGSFNNVTNYFVGIFDQKTNLLIGFYTIDADLKHRVGNISAGGIGETGYSGKKVFWATIDALLDYFYLYRGMEKMVARVLRKNVRMLFCFVNNPRFTCEAVLKKECLAANGERLDVVIFSSFK
- a CDS encoding AMP-binding protein; the encoded protein is MDNLLLTPTKNKVLPFKTSGFKSLVDGLEYAAKGESGFNFYNSQAELISVLSYTDLLNQAIKMAHHLLAIGLKKGDHLPIIAENRPEFLVVFYACQCLGVIVCPLPMISSAAERSNFAEKTLQLVKLTNARLIVTSEALIKTFFTENNTNLQFISFENLATESAKQSLTTSTTPFSPIENKGVSFIQFSSGSTSQPKGITIHNHDVCEHVQVVLEDVMKLQADDRSLSWLPFYHNMGLIGFIIASVNGQRSVDCFSPLTFVSNPALWLKLMSANQTAITYAPMFAYQLAIKVFDEQSFAGLDLSSIRVAGIGGDAIHIDIMKKFQQVYAPYGFNYQAFLPSYGMTEAIMAISGKIADEQVVTDMFEEKQIVSCGTVLPDCQLKIVDDNNTPLPERSVGSILFKKKAITGVLHKQSESIALSSQDNYIDTGDIGYLYKQNLFVLGRKKDVILIRGRNIWAQDIKTSLINTNTWLKLEDILVMGIEVNQEEKLVVMIQRDGEHKDNLALAKKIKGQISQQFSVLADIVFVRAGGLPLTPSGKVSRERFTEIYLTQTSLF
- a CDS encoding DUF3592 domain-containing protein, translated to MALVGIALVIIGYYYYNDQKTMGATGISTIGKVVEKEGNLLSNKYILTISFTDKRGNTYSFKTSRNSQYSKYKKGDTLRVLYKENEPSSAVIDNPVVSAYPILGFIVVGMGLIVFAICGDMNSSSRKRDFY
- a CDS encoding pilin, with the protein product MQKGFTLIELMIVIAIIGILAAIAIPAYQDYIGRAQVSEALSLMSGLKGPIAEGYSATGVCPMNTTNANGGVAVPSAINGKYVERVYVDFPLGSATFTIAGQTLTSVCDITAVMRSSGVNSGVAGGGLSLRMAKTSGAFVWHCSSVSNIRASKTIENKYLPSSCQS
- a CDS encoding acyl carrier protein is translated as MNYQQLAKSILATSLHIPEDSIKMSHTIDDLKDIDSVDFAHIVAEIEKVSKKQIPIEELLTLDSVEKLVNILEKNA
- a CDS encoding tetratricopeptide repeat protein produces the protein MKVISTKPLSYLLLNLVIVCFTSTSYGNDNLSTDELMAKGEKNYYEQDYQQAMQWYLKATDKGNAYAMGNIGVMDEQGIGVEKDHQQTMQWFLKAADKGNVFAMFNLGVKYYNGYGVPKDISIAKEWFQISADLGDSEAKEALKRLQ